The Falco peregrinus isolate bFalPer1 chromosome 1, bFalPer1.pri, whole genome shotgun sequence genome has a window encoding:
- the TRAF1 gene encoding TNF receptor-associated factor 1 isoform X2, which yields MSLVDSIKQIARLLHSLLQMAEKTTRGSQDVPGSSPDENEFPFGYPTNICEDAPDQKYLCSNCNNILKKALQTLCGHRYCSACLSWIVRNNKNAICQKCKEEDPSTLGEGSLLAEERAFGDAAINNEISELKVHCVTLGCSWSGTMKNFEEHQSLCEYALIPCHTGCGHMVMRKKLADHLENGCVNNVTMCQKCKRSLSSSEYQEHSCEDSLCKDQNPVQTETPAKEKNRSTPLINKDGCRFSEVGCSFRGSKEKIKEHEKTAVGAHMLLLLQHIKQLKASLCTAAKAAHGFIPQPKLNVNGAGKSISDLQIPVGLEINGDLEVDCFPGSSVSEDESVLQQLVREKVISELENKLHVFENIVAVLNKEVETSNLEITAFRRQSELDQNIIRGLELKIAELHRCLTQKDAGLSSLHKSLLFSEQASYDGVFLWKITDVGRKLQDSVTGRTVSLYSPAFYTAKYGYKVCLRVYLNGDGTGKGTHVSLFFVVMKGDYDALLPWPFRHKVTFMLLDQNNREHIIDAFRPDLTSASFQRPVNDMNVASGCPMFLPLSKLQSPKYAYVKEDTLFLKCIIETN from the exons ATGTCACTTGTAGACTCGATTAAACAGATCGCTAGGTTACTGCACAG TTTACTTCAGATGGCTGAGAAAACAACCAGAGGCTCGCAGGATGTCCCTGGCTCTTCTCCTGATGAGAATGAATTTCCTTTCGGATATCCCACTAACATTTGTGAGGATGCGCCCGATCAGAAGTACCTGTGCAGCAACTGTAATAACATTCTGAAGAAAGCCCTGCAAACGCTCTGCGGCCATAGGTACTGCTCCGCCTGCCTCTCCTGGATTGTACG aaacaataaaaatgcaatttgcCAGAAATGTAAAGAGGAAGATCCCAGCACTTTAGGTGAGGGAAGCCTATTGGCAGAAGAAAGG GCTTTTGGTGATGCTGCCATTAATAATGAGATTTCTGAACTAAAAGTACACTGTGTGACCCTTGGATGCAGTTGGTCTGGTACCATGAAAAATTTTGAA GAGCATCAGAGTTTATGTGAATATGCTTTAATCCCTTGTCACACTGGTTGTGGACACATGGTGATGAGAAAGAAACTTGCAGATCATTTGGAAAATGGATGTGTTAATAATGTGACAATGTGTCAGAAGTGTAAGCGGAGCTTATCCAGCAGTGAATACCAA GAACATTCATGTGAAGACAGTTTATGTAAGGACCAAAACCCTGTGCAAACAGAAACACCAGCAAAGGAGAAG AACCGCTCTACACCTTTAATCAACAAGGATGGATGTCGTTTTTCTGAAGTAGGCTGTTCATTTAGG GGAAGCAAAGAGAAGATAAAGGAGCATGAAAAAACTGCAGTTGGGGCCcacatgctgcttctgctgcagcacattAAGCAACTGAAGGCAAGCTTGTGCACTGCTGCCAAAGCTGCACATGGTTTCATCCCACAGCCAAAACTGAATGTGAATGGTGCAGGAAAAAGCATCTCTGATCTGCAGATCCCAGTAGGGCTGGAAATCAACGGGGACCTGGAAGTAGACTGTTTCCCTGgatcttctgtttctgaagatgaATCTGTTCTGCAACAACTTGTGAGAGAGAAAGTGATTTCTGAGCTAGAAAATAAGCTACATGTGTTTGAGAATATTGTGGCGGTGCTCAATAAAGAGGTAGAGACTTCTAACTTGGAAATCACAGCCTTTCGGAGACAGAGTGAACTTGATCAAAATATAATACGAGGCCTTGAGCTGAAG ATTGCAGAGTTGCACCGGTGCCTGACGCAGAAGGATGCAGGCCTGAGCAGCCTTCATAAGAGTCTTCTGTTCTCTGAGCAAGCTTCCTATGACGGGgtctttctgtggaaaataaCAGATGTTGGCAGGAAGTTACAAGACTCTGTGACTGGAAGAACAGTCAGTTTGTATTCACCAG CTTTCTACACTGCAAAGTATGGATACAAGGTCTGTCTGAGGGTTTATCTGAATGGGGACGGGACAGGCAAAGGAACCCACGTGTCCCTGTTCTTTGTTGTCATGAAAGGAGACTATGACGCTTTGCTCCCATGGCCTTTCAGACACAAG gttaCATTTATGTTGCTTGACCAAAATAACAGGGAACATATTATTGATGCATTTCGCCCGGACTTGACTTCTGCTTCATTTCAGAGACCAGTGAATGATATGAATGTTGCAAGTGGCTGTCCCATGTTCCTCCCTTTGTCCAAATTGCAGTCACCTAAATATGCCTATGTGAAAGAAGACACGCTTTTCCTTAAATGCATTATAGAAACAAATTAG
- the TRAF1 gene encoding TNF receptor-associated factor 1 isoform X3 — translation MAEKTTRGSQDVPGSSPDENEFPFGYPTNICEDAPDQKYLCSNCNNILKKALQTLCGHRYCSACLSWIVRNNKNAICQKCKEEDPSTLGEGSLLAEERAFGDAAINNEISELKVHCVTLGCSWSGTMKNFEEHQSLCEYALIPCHTGCGHMVMRKKLADHLENGCVNNVTMCQKCKRSLSSSEYQEHSCEDSLCKDQNPVQTETPAKEKNRSTPLINKDGCRFSEVGCSFRGSKEKIKEHEKTAVGAHMLLLLQHIKQLKASLCTAAKAAHGFIPQPKLNVNGAGKSISDLQIPVGLEINGDLEVDCFPGSSVSEDESVLQQLVREKVISELENKLHVFENIVAVLNKEVETSNLEITAFRRQSELDQNIIRGLELKIAELHRCLTQKDAGLSSLHKSLLFSEQASYDGVFLWKITDVGRKLQDSVTGRTVSLYSPAFYTAKYGYKVCLRVYLNGDGTGKGTHVSLFFVVMKGDYDALLPWPFRHKVTFMLLDQNNREHIIDAFRPDLTSASFQRPVNDMNVASGCPMFLPLSKLQSPKYAYVKEDTLFLKCIIETN, via the exons ATGGCTGAGAAAACAACCAGAGGCTCGCAGGATGTCCCTGGCTCTTCTCCTGATGAGAATGAATTTCCTTTCGGATATCCCACTAACATTTGTGAGGATGCGCCCGATCAGAAGTACCTGTGCAGCAACTGTAATAACATTCTGAAGAAAGCCCTGCAAACGCTCTGCGGCCATAGGTACTGCTCCGCCTGCCTCTCCTGGATTGTACG aaacaataaaaatgcaatttgcCAGAAATGTAAAGAGGAAGATCCCAGCACTTTAGGTGAGGGAAGCCTATTGGCAGAAGAAAGG GCTTTTGGTGATGCTGCCATTAATAATGAGATTTCTGAACTAAAAGTACACTGTGTGACCCTTGGATGCAGTTGGTCTGGTACCATGAAAAATTTTGAA GAGCATCAGAGTTTATGTGAATATGCTTTAATCCCTTGTCACACTGGTTGTGGACACATGGTGATGAGAAAGAAACTTGCAGATCATTTGGAAAATGGATGTGTTAATAATGTGACAATGTGTCAGAAGTGTAAGCGGAGCTTATCCAGCAGTGAATACCAA GAACATTCATGTGAAGACAGTTTATGTAAGGACCAAAACCCTGTGCAAACAGAAACACCAGCAAAGGAGAAG AACCGCTCTACACCTTTAATCAACAAGGATGGATGTCGTTTTTCTGAAGTAGGCTGTTCATTTAGG GGAAGCAAAGAGAAGATAAAGGAGCATGAAAAAACTGCAGTTGGGGCCcacatgctgcttctgctgcagcacattAAGCAACTGAAGGCAAGCTTGTGCACTGCTGCCAAAGCTGCACATGGTTTCATCCCACAGCCAAAACTGAATGTGAATGGTGCAGGAAAAAGCATCTCTGATCTGCAGATCCCAGTAGGGCTGGAAATCAACGGGGACCTGGAAGTAGACTGTTTCCCTGgatcttctgtttctgaagatgaATCTGTTCTGCAACAACTTGTGAGAGAGAAAGTGATTTCTGAGCTAGAAAATAAGCTACATGTGTTTGAGAATATTGTGGCGGTGCTCAATAAAGAGGTAGAGACTTCTAACTTGGAAATCACAGCCTTTCGGAGACAGAGTGAACTTGATCAAAATATAATACGAGGCCTTGAGCTGAAG ATTGCAGAGTTGCACCGGTGCCTGACGCAGAAGGATGCAGGCCTGAGCAGCCTTCATAAGAGTCTTCTGTTCTCTGAGCAAGCTTCCTATGACGGGgtctttctgtggaaaataaCAGATGTTGGCAGGAAGTTACAAGACTCTGTGACTGGAAGAACAGTCAGTTTGTATTCACCAG CTTTCTACACTGCAAAGTATGGATACAAGGTCTGTCTGAGGGTTTATCTGAATGGGGACGGGACAGGCAAAGGAACCCACGTGTCCCTGTTCTTTGTTGTCATGAAAGGAGACTATGACGCTTTGCTCCCATGGCCTTTCAGACACAAG gttaCATTTATGTTGCTTGACCAAAATAACAGGGAACATATTATTGATGCATTTCGCCCGGACTTGACTTCTGCTTCATTTCAGAGACCAGTGAATGATATGAATGTTGCAAGTGGCTGTCCCATGTTCCTCCCTTTGTCCAAATTGCAGTCACCTAAATATGCCTATGTGAAAGAAGACACGCTTTTCCTTAAATGCATTATAGAAACAAATTAG
- the TRAF1 gene encoding TNF receptor-associated factor 1 isoform X4 — MDAFLMSFLVCVGSLLVWMLNSTGNETPLKNNKNAICQKCKEEDPSTLGEGSLLAEERAFGDAAINNEISELKVHCVTLGCSWSGTMKNFEEHQSLCEYALIPCHTGCGHMVMRKKLADHLENGCVNNVTMCQKCKRSLSSSEYQEHSCEDSLCKDQNPVQTETPAKEKNRSTPLINKDGCRFSEVGCSFRGSKEKIKEHEKTAVGAHMLLLLQHIKQLKASLCTAAKAAHGFIPQPKLNVNGAGKSISDLQIPVGLEINGDLEVDCFPGSSVSEDESVLQQLVREKVISELENKLHVFENIVAVLNKEVETSNLEITAFRRQSELDQNIIRGLELKIAELHRCLTQKDAGLSSLHKSLLFSEQASYDGVFLWKITDVGRKLQDSVTGRTVSLYSPAFYTAKYGYKVCLRVYLNGDGTGKGTHVSLFFVVMKGDYDALLPWPFRHKVTFMLLDQNNREHIIDAFRPDLTSASFQRPVNDMNVASGCPMFLPLSKLQSPKYAYVKEDTLFLKCIIETN, encoded by the exons ATGGATGCTTTTCTGATGAGCTTCCTGGTCTGTGTTGGTTCATTACTTGTCTGGATGCTAAATAGCACTGGCAATGAAACACCTCTGAA aaacaataaaaatgcaatttgcCAGAAATGTAAAGAGGAAGATCCCAGCACTTTAGGTGAGGGAAGCCTATTGGCAGAAGAAAGG GCTTTTGGTGATGCTGCCATTAATAATGAGATTTCTGAACTAAAAGTACACTGTGTGACCCTTGGATGCAGTTGGTCTGGTACCATGAAAAATTTTGAA GAGCATCAGAGTTTATGTGAATATGCTTTAATCCCTTGTCACACTGGTTGTGGACACATGGTGATGAGAAAGAAACTTGCAGATCATTTGGAAAATGGATGTGTTAATAATGTGACAATGTGTCAGAAGTGTAAGCGGAGCTTATCCAGCAGTGAATACCAA GAACATTCATGTGAAGACAGTTTATGTAAGGACCAAAACCCTGTGCAAACAGAAACACCAGCAAAGGAGAAG AACCGCTCTACACCTTTAATCAACAAGGATGGATGTCGTTTTTCTGAAGTAGGCTGTTCATTTAGG GGAAGCAAAGAGAAGATAAAGGAGCATGAAAAAACTGCAGTTGGGGCCcacatgctgcttctgctgcagcacattAAGCAACTGAAGGCAAGCTTGTGCACTGCTGCCAAAGCTGCACATGGTTTCATCCCACAGCCAAAACTGAATGTGAATGGTGCAGGAAAAAGCATCTCTGATCTGCAGATCCCAGTAGGGCTGGAAATCAACGGGGACCTGGAAGTAGACTGTTTCCCTGgatcttctgtttctgaagatgaATCTGTTCTGCAACAACTTGTGAGAGAGAAAGTGATTTCTGAGCTAGAAAATAAGCTACATGTGTTTGAGAATATTGTGGCGGTGCTCAATAAAGAGGTAGAGACTTCTAACTTGGAAATCACAGCCTTTCGGAGACAGAGTGAACTTGATCAAAATATAATACGAGGCCTTGAGCTGAAG ATTGCAGAGTTGCACCGGTGCCTGACGCAGAAGGATGCAGGCCTGAGCAGCCTTCATAAGAGTCTTCTGTTCTCTGAGCAAGCTTCCTATGACGGGgtctttctgtggaaaataaCAGATGTTGGCAGGAAGTTACAAGACTCTGTGACTGGAAGAACAGTCAGTTTGTATTCACCAG CTTTCTACACTGCAAAGTATGGATACAAGGTCTGTCTGAGGGTTTATCTGAATGGGGACGGGACAGGCAAAGGAACCCACGTGTCCCTGTTCTTTGTTGTCATGAAAGGAGACTATGACGCTTTGCTCCCATGGCCTTTCAGACACAAG gttaCATTTATGTTGCTTGACCAAAATAACAGGGAACATATTATTGATGCATTTCGCCCGGACTTGACTTCTGCTTCATTTCAGAGACCAGTGAATGATATGAATGTTGCAAGTGGCTGTCCCATGTTCCTCCCTTTGTCCAAATTGCAGTCACCTAAATATGCCTATGTGAAAGAAGACACGCTTTTCCTTAAATGCATTATAGAAACAAATTAG
- the TRAF1 gene encoding TNF receptor-associated factor 1 isoform X5, with amino-acid sequence MEEHSCEDSLCKDQNPVQTETPAKEKNRSTPLINKDGCRFSEVGCSFRGSKEKIKEHEKTAVGAHMLLLLQHIKQLKASLCTAAKAAHGFIPQPKLNVNGAGKSISDLQIPVGLEINGDLEVDCFPGSSVSEDESVLQQLVREKVISELENKLHVFENIVAVLNKEVETSNLEITAFRRQSELDQNIIRGLELKIAELHRCLTQKDAGLSSLHKSLLFSEQASYDGVFLWKITDVGRKLQDSVTGRTVSLYSPAFYTAKYGYKVCLRVYLNGDGTGKGTHVSLFFVVMKGDYDALLPWPFRHKVTFMLLDQNNREHIIDAFRPDLTSASFQRPVNDMNVASGCPMFLPLSKLQSPKYAYVKEDTLFLKCIIETN; translated from the exons ATGGAG GAACATTCATGTGAAGACAGTTTATGTAAGGACCAAAACCCTGTGCAAACAGAAACACCAGCAAAGGAGAAG AACCGCTCTACACCTTTAATCAACAAGGATGGATGTCGTTTTTCTGAAGTAGGCTGTTCATTTAGG GGAAGCAAAGAGAAGATAAAGGAGCATGAAAAAACTGCAGTTGGGGCCcacatgctgcttctgctgcagcacattAAGCAACTGAAGGCAAGCTTGTGCACTGCTGCCAAAGCTGCACATGGTTTCATCCCACAGCCAAAACTGAATGTGAATGGTGCAGGAAAAAGCATCTCTGATCTGCAGATCCCAGTAGGGCTGGAAATCAACGGGGACCTGGAAGTAGACTGTTTCCCTGgatcttctgtttctgaagatgaATCTGTTCTGCAACAACTTGTGAGAGAGAAAGTGATTTCTGAGCTAGAAAATAAGCTACATGTGTTTGAGAATATTGTGGCGGTGCTCAATAAAGAGGTAGAGACTTCTAACTTGGAAATCACAGCCTTTCGGAGACAGAGTGAACTTGATCAAAATATAATACGAGGCCTTGAGCTGAAG ATTGCAGAGTTGCACCGGTGCCTGACGCAGAAGGATGCAGGCCTGAGCAGCCTTCATAAGAGTCTTCTGTTCTCTGAGCAAGCTTCCTATGACGGGgtctttctgtggaaaataaCAGATGTTGGCAGGAAGTTACAAGACTCTGTGACTGGAAGAACAGTCAGTTTGTATTCACCAG CTTTCTACACTGCAAAGTATGGATACAAGGTCTGTCTGAGGGTTTATCTGAATGGGGACGGGACAGGCAAAGGAACCCACGTGTCCCTGTTCTTTGTTGTCATGAAAGGAGACTATGACGCTTTGCTCCCATGGCCTTTCAGACACAAG gttaCATTTATGTTGCTTGACCAAAATAACAGGGAACATATTATTGATGCATTTCGCCCGGACTTGACTTCTGCTTCATTTCAGAGACCAGTGAATGATATGAATGTTGCAAGTGGCTGTCCCATGTTCCTCCCTTTGTCCAAATTGCAGTCACCTAAATATGCCTATGTGAAAGAAGACACGCTTTTCCTTAAATGCATTATAGAAACAAATTAG